A region of Pseudomonas putida DNA encodes the following proteins:
- a CDS encoding acyl-homoserine-lactone synthase, protein MDSLRLKAMHALRARVFKGRKQWDVSIIDDMEIDGYDALNPYYMTLNDRRRPDVPIGCWRLMPTTGPNMLAHSFAQLLDGVPAPCAESVWELSRFAIECPERSTFSFSQGTALAIREVVAFGLARNVSHYVTVTTMGIERMLRRLGVDLSRLGGAQQIGVERAVALRIELNDTTRQAVAAR, encoded by the coding sequence ATGGACAGCCTGCGCCTCAAGGCAATGCATGCCTTGCGTGCCAGGGTTTTCAAGGGCAGGAAGCAATGGGATGTGAGTATTATCGATGACATGGAAATCGACGGTTACGACGCGTTGAATCCGTACTACATGACCCTCAACGATCGGCGTCGGCCCGACGTACCGATAGGGTGTTGGCGATTAATGCCGACAACCGGCCCGAACATGCTTGCGCATAGCTTTGCGCAATTGCTCGATGGCGTACCGGCGCCTTGTGCAGAGAGTGTCTGGGAGCTAAGCCGGTTCGCCATTGAATGCCCAGAGCGCTCCACGTTTTCTTTTTCGCAAGGCACGGCGCTGGCAATTCGCGAAGTCGTCGCATTCGGCCTTGCACGTAATGTCAGTCACTATGTGACGGTGACCACGATGGGGATTGAACGCATGCTCAGGCGGCTGGGTGTGGATCTGTCGCGCTTGGGTGGGGCGCAGCAGATTGGCGTCGAGCGAGCCGTAGCATTACGAATCGAACTTAACGACACCACCCGCCAGGCAGTCGCTGCGCGTTAG
- a CDS encoding AfsA-related hotdog domain-containing protein produces the protein MEQASIEPRWLHKDSDEDVLIRRYRPAWPLYLEAEVQSAQGLPYQHEADGRWRFKLPTDALGQYLANGMLPQPIAQDQAWQLRRGVPYQLASASLASLHDTALEPAPVGTVRRSGSYEFINDADHYYFYRKSHEHVPGVMLIEAQRQAVYHHLYHSTAHVRGEVTVSWKQVSANFFAHAELMYPIELVVDDIGPVQSARPRNIHYRVAFYQRGYLFGTIDTVASVIELERFERLRNVFALSDERFRPLATVSHSCWLNLNDGSRQAVQLHSLERSHCVTHQDTVDPSQVLSIGIANGEGMRFEAQVRSSEPREGHVSWYFERLSGDQEIAMGKLIKRGYVAA, from the coding sequence ATGGAACAGGCGTCAATAGAGCCAAGGTGGCTGCACAAGGACTCGGACGAGGATGTATTGATCCGTCGCTACAGGCCGGCGTGGCCACTCTATCTGGAGGCCGAGGTGCAAAGCGCCCAGGGCCTGCCGTATCAGCACGAAGCCGATGGGCGATGGCGTTTCAAGCTGCCGACCGATGCATTGGGGCAGTACCTTGCCAACGGCATGTTGCCTCAGCCCATCGCCCAGGATCAGGCATGGCAGTTACGGCGGGGGGTACCTTACCAATTGGCATCGGCGTCCCTGGCGAGCTTGCATGACACTGCCTTGGAGCCTGCGCCTGTGGGTACAGTGCGGCGCTCTGGCAGCTACGAATTCATCAATGACGCCGATCACTATTATTTTTATCGCAAGTCCCACGAGCATGTCCCAGGGGTCATGCTCATAGAAGCGCAACGTCAGGCTGTGTACCACCATCTGTATCACAGCACGGCGCATGTGCGGGGAGAGGTGACGGTCAGCTGGAAGCAGGTCAGCGCGAATTTCTTCGCCCACGCAGAGCTGATGTACCCCATCGAACTGGTGGTTGATGACATCGGGCCGGTTCAGTCGGCACGGCCACGCAACATCCACTATCGTGTTGCGTTCTATCAGCGAGGTTACCTGTTTGGAACCATCGACACCGTGGCCAGTGTGATTGAGCTGGAACGTTTCGAACGCTTGCGCAACGTCTTTGCGCTCAGTGACGAGCGCTTCAGACCGCTTGCCACCGTGAGCCATAGCTGTTGGCTGAACCTCAATGATGGCAGCCGCCAGGCGGTGCAATTGCACAGTCTGGAGCGAAGCCACTGTGTGACGCACCAGGACACTGTCGACCCGAGCCAGGTCCTGAGCATTGGCATTGCCAACGGCGAGGGCATGCGTTTCGAGGCCCAGGTGAGATCGTCAGAGCCGCGTGAAGGACACGTCAGTTGGTACTTCGAAAGATTGTCGGGCGATCAGGAAATCGCCATGGGTAAGTTGATCAAACGGGGTTATGTCGCGGCCTGA
- a CDS encoding 3-hydroxyacyl-CoA dehydrogenase NAD-binding domain-containing protein has product MPLIDYRRDNQLALIGLCHAPVNALGHDLRQALLQACTQAASDPEVKAIILHGHHLPFSAGADISEFGSPRTWQAPALPDLLEALTRIAKPLIAALDGVALGGGLELALACSHRVASATARLGLPEVRMGLLPGAGGTQRLPRLIGVAAALDLMLGGEPIDARQGLALGLVDRLIEPGQNLLEQACAFAHEQLAHPAPPRAAPAPLASDVFAAHEAQRVARKPGQRAPLRVLAAVRAACELPLADGLAREQALFREALQDPQATALRHLFFAEREALRIPGIDATTTLRTIAQVAVIGAGTMGAGIAMNFINAGIPVRLLELKPEALDRGLAQVRKHYESAIKRGKLSAEQLEQRMSLLQGTLDYADLADADLVVEAVFEDLAIKQSVFRTLDRVCKPGAILASNTSTLDVDRIAACTRRPQDVVGLHFFSPAHVMRLLEVVRGRATTPDVLATTLKIAKRIGKLPVVSGVCFGFIGNRMLEPYAREAHRLVLEGASPAQVDKVLTDLGLAMGVFAMYDLAGIDVGYLVRQARRSEIAHDPSYFRLADELYHLGRHGQKSGRGFYRYAGRERIEDPEVVQIAAQLAAKLGITRRTISDAEIHDRCLFMLINEGLQLLDEGIALRSGDIDLVWVNGYGFPGWRGGPLHYARDLGLDNVLASIEQLRERLGSYGHLWLQPAPLLRRLAGNSSKLRAQHR; this is encoded by the coding sequence ATGCCGCTGATCGACTACCGCCGCGACAATCAACTGGCCCTGATCGGCCTGTGCCACGCCCCGGTCAATGCCCTGGGCCACGACCTGCGCCAGGCGCTGCTGCAGGCCTGCACACAGGCCGCCAGCGACCCAGAGGTGAAGGCCATCATCCTGCATGGGCACCACCTGCCGTTCAGCGCCGGCGCCGACATCAGCGAGTTCGGTAGCCCCCGCACCTGGCAGGCCCCCGCCCTGCCCGACTTGCTCGAAGCACTGACCCGCATCGCCAAGCCGCTGATCGCCGCCCTCGACGGCGTAGCCCTGGGCGGCGGGCTGGAACTGGCCCTGGCCTGCAGCCATCGAGTCGCCAGCGCCACTGCCCGCCTGGGCTTGCCGGAAGTGCGCATGGGCCTGTTGCCCGGTGCCGGCGGTACCCAGCGCCTGCCACGGCTGATCGGCGTGGCGGCTGCGCTGGATCTGATGCTTGGCGGCGAACCCATCGATGCCCGCCAAGGCCTGGCCTTGGGCCTGGTGGACCGCCTGATCGAGCCCGGCCAGAACCTGCTCGAACAGGCCTGCGCCTTTGCCCACGAGCAGCTCGCCCACCCCGCCCCGCCAAGGGCTGCACCCGCGCCCCTGGCCAGCGATGTGTTCGCCGCGCACGAGGCCCAGCGGGTAGCCCGCAAACCGGGCCAACGGGCACCGCTGCGGGTACTGGCCGCCGTGCGCGCGGCCTGCGAGCTGCCGTTGGCCGATGGCCTGGCGCGTGAACAGGCGCTGTTCCGCGAAGCACTGCAAGACCCACAGGCCACCGCGCTGCGTCATCTGTTTTTTGCTGAGCGCGAGGCGCTGCGCATTCCCGGTATCGACGCAACCACCACGCTGCGCACCATCGCTCAGGTTGCCGTGATCGGCGCTGGCACCATGGGCGCCGGCATCGCCATGAATTTCATCAACGCCGGCATCCCGGTGCGCCTGCTGGAGCTCAAGCCCGAGGCCCTGGACCGTGGCCTGGCACAGGTGCGCAAACACTACGAAAGCGCCATCAAGCGCGGCAAGCTCAGCGCCGAGCAGCTCGAACAGCGCATGAGCCTGCTGCAAGGTACCCTCGACTATGCCGACCTGGCCGACGCCGACCTGGTGGTCGAAGCGGTGTTCGAGGACCTTGCGATCAAGCAGTCGGTGTTCCGCACCCTCGACCGGGTGTGCAAGCCCGGCGCGATCCTGGCCAGCAACACCTCGACCCTGGATGTCGACCGCATCGCCGCCTGCACCCGCCGCCCGCAAGACGTGGTCGGCCTGCATTTCTTCAGCCCAGCCCATGTGATGCGCCTGCTCGAAGTGGTGCGTGGCCGGGCCACGACGCCGGACGTACTGGCCACCACGCTGAAAATCGCCAAGCGCATCGGCAAGCTGCCGGTGGTGTCTGGCGTGTGCTTCGGCTTCATCGGCAACCGCATGCTCGAACCCTACGCCCGTGAGGCCCACCGCCTGGTGCTCGAAGGCGCCTCGCCAGCGCAGGTGGACAAGGTGCTGACCGACCTGGGCCTGGCCATGGGCGTGTTCGCCATGTACGACCTGGCCGGCATTGACGTCGGTTACCTGGTGCGCCAGGCGCGGCGCAGCGAGATCGCCCACGACCCGAGCTACTTCCGCCTGGCCGACGAGCTCTACCACTTGGGCCGCCACGGGCAGAAGAGCGGGCGCGGGTTCTATCGCTACGCAGGCCGCGAACGCATCGAAGACCCCGAGGTGGTGCAGATCGCGGCGCAACTGGCCGCCAAGCTGGGCATCACCCGGCGCACCATCAGCGACGCGGAAATCCACGACCGCTGCCTGTTCATGCTGATCAACGAAGGCCTGCAACTGCTTGACGAAGGCATCGCCCTGCGCAGTGGCGACATCGACCTGGTGTGGGTCAACGGCTATGGCTTCCCAGGGTGGCGTGGGGGGCCGCTGCATTACGCCCGCGACCTCGGCCTGGACAACGTGCTGGCCAGCATCGAGCAACTGCGCGAACGCCTGGGTAGCTACGGCCACCTGTGGTTGCAACCAGCGCCCTTGCTGCGGCGCCTGGCGGGCAACAGCAGCAAACTGCGCGCGCAACACCGTTGA
- a CDS encoding NAD(P)H-dependent oxidoreductase: MKVLIVHAHPEAKSFNAALTAHAQSHLTRQGHEVTVSDLYAMNWHAPSGRSNFATCADPEYFKQQVEEAHATENKGFAPEIQAEIDKLFACDVLILQFPLWWFSMPAILKGWVDRVLAYGAVYGAGAWYDQGKFAGKRAMVSLTTGGGPSMYGHDGINGNIDTLLFPIQHGVLRLTGFDVLEPFICWQPASVSAETRTDYLHAYSERLDHLLKAEPLPFASLDDYDPATFRLRQPATQSA; this comes from the coding sequence ATGAAAGTACTTATCGTCCACGCCCACCCCGAAGCGAAAAGTTTCAATGCAGCGCTCACTGCTCACGCGCAGAGCCACCTCACCCGACAAGGCCATGAGGTTACTGTTTCCGACCTTTACGCAATGAATTGGCATGCGCCCTCGGGGCGCAGCAACTTTGCGACATGCGCCGACCCGGAATACTTCAAGCAACAGGTCGAAGAGGCGCACGCTACCGAGAACAAGGGATTCGCCCCAGAGATACAGGCCGAGATCGACAAACTGTTCGCCTGCGATGTGCTCATTCTGCAATTTCCACTCTGGTGGTTCTCGATGCCCGCCATTCTCAAGGGCTGGGTAGACCGCGTTCTGGCCTATGGTGCGGTCTACGGTGCAGGGGCGTGGTACGACCAAGGCAAGTTCGCCGGCAAGCGCGCGATGGTATCGCTCACAACCGGTGGCGGCCCCTCGATGTATGGCCATGATGGCATCAATGGCAATATCGACACACTGCTTTTCCCAATCCAGCACGGCGTGCTGCGCCTGACCGGTTTCGACGTCCTCGAACCCTTCATCTGCTGGCAACCGGCGAGCGTGAGTGCCGAAACCCGCACAGACTACCTGCACGCCTACAGCGAGCGGTTGGATCACTTGCTCAAAGCCGAACCCCTGCCGTTCGCAAGCCTCGATGACTACGACCCCGCCACGTTCCGCCTGCGACAGCCGGCCACGCAGAGCGCCTGA
- a CDS encoding SDR family NAD(P)-dependent oxidoreductase, whose protein sequence is MLAPPFSLAGKTVLVTGASSGLGAHFARLAQAAGARVVLAARRVERLQALVEQLHAQGGEALAVALDVTRRDSVEQAFDQAEARFGVVDVIINNAGIGDPGRFLELSGQDWQRMLSTNLDGVFHVAQCAGQRLVKAGRAGSIVNIASILGLRVGAGLSHYCTAKAGVVQLTKAMALELARYRIRVNAIAPGYFKTEMNQAYFDSEAGQGYIKDHVPMRRLGQLSELDGPLLLLASDAGTFMTGSVLAVDGGHLVNPL, encoded by the coding sequence ATGCTAGCTCCCCCCTTTTCCCTGGCCGGCAAGACCGTTTTGGTGACCGGCGCCTCGAGCGGCCTGGGCGCCCATTTCGCGCGCCTGGCCCAAGCCGCAGGCGCCCGCGTGGTGCTGGCGGCGCGGCGGGTCGAACGCTTGCAGGCGCTGGTCGAGCAACTGCACGCCCAAGGCGGCGAAGCGCTTGCCGTGGCGCTCGATGTGACCCGGCGCGACAGTGTCGAACAGGCATTTGACCAGGCCGAGGCCCGCTTCGGCGTGGTCGATGTGATCATCAACAACGCCGGCATCGGCGACCCTGGGCGCTTCCTCGAACTGAGCGGGCAAGACTGGCAGCGCATGCTCTCGACCAACCTCGATGGCGTGTTTCATGTGGCTCAGTGTGCCGGCCAGCGCTTGGTCAAGGCCGGCCGCGCCGGGAGCATCGTCAACATCGCCTCGATCCTGGGCTTGCGCGTAGGTGCCGGCCTGAGCCACTACTGCACGGCCAAGGCCGGCGTGGTGCAACTGACCAAGGCCATGGCGCTGGAGCTGGCCCGCTACCGGATTCGCGTCAATGCCATCGCCCCCGGTTACTTCAAGACCGAGATGAACCAGGCCTACTTCGACAGCGAGGCCGGCCAGGGTTACATCAAGGATCACGTGCCGATGCGCCGCCTGGGCCAATTGAGCGAGCTGGACGGCCCCTTGCTGTTGCTGGCCAGTGACGCCGGTACCTTCATGACCGGCAGCGTCCTGGCCGTGGATGGCGGGCACCTGGTCAACCCGTTGTAG
- a CDS encoding sigma 54-interacting transcriptional regulator produces the protein MPTAAYLPRVVALVTHLRSPAAPSPMARLIEQVSADYRQQAHVEVIETTLAELLPLARELESRQQADIILCSGAAADYLRQHLKTSVQALHLGEHDLIRALALAHTRTGRVGVLSFGQPHPGLAAMQTLLTLKVHEYTYTRLEQARAQVKQLVADGVHVIIGSPTVCQLADAAGAQGVLALDSDSLRHAFDNLRVQPQRTRKPSAAHPFVTRYRFDQLLGDAPAFRATLQLAQRYAATDATVLITGESGTGKELLAQSLHHASARQQAPFVAINCAALPESLLESELFGFEDGAFTGSRKGGKPGLIELANGGTLFLDEVGDMPAPLQTRLLRVLQEREVLRLGACAPTPVNIRVLAATHCDLPARIANGQFRADLFYRLNILRLAVPPLRERVQDILPLFEALLARHGGARPAAQQLQALMPLLLRHTWPGNIRELDNIAERAALCAQALEGADGIGLATLFPEFFENEQALAQPLPVGENLRSLGKAAEAAHARRMLDSCDGNLDKAARCLGISRSTLWRRLRTRS, from the coding sequence ATGCCCACCGCCGCTTACCTGCCACGCGTGGTCGCGCTGGTCACCCACTTGCGCAGCCCCGCTGCGCCCAGCCCCATGGCCCGACTGATCGAGCAGGTCAGCGCCGATTACCGCCAGCAGGCCCACGTCGAGGTGATCGAAACCACCCTCGCCGAGCTGCTGCCGCTGGCGCGCGAATTGGAAAGCCGCCAGCAGGCCGACATCATCCTGTGTTCCGGCGCCGCCGCCGACTACTTGCGCCAGCACCTAAAGACCTCGGTGCAGGCCCTGCACCTGGGCGAACACGACCTGATCCGCGCCCTCGCCCTGGCCCACACCCGCACCGGGCGCGTCGGCGTGCTCAGCTTTGGCCAGCCACACCCTGGGTTGGCCGCGATGCAGACGTTGCTCACCCTCAAGGTTCACGAGTACACCTACACCCGCCTGGAACAGGCCCGTGCACAGGTCAAGCAACTGGTGGCTGACGGTGTTCACGTCATCATCGGTTCACCGACGGTGTGTCAGTTGGCCGATGCGGCCGGTGCCCAGGGCGTGCTGGCGCTGGACAGCGACAGCCTGCGCCATGCCTTCGACAACCTGCGCGTACAGCCCCAGCGCACCCGCAAACCGTCTGCCGCGCACCCGTTCGTGACCCGCTACCGTTTCGATCAGCTGCTGGGCGATGCCCCGGCGTTTCGCGCGACCCTGCAGCTGGCGCAGCGCTACGCCGCGACCGACGCCACAGTGCTGATCACCGGCGAAAGCGGCACGGGCAAGGAACTGCTCGCCCAGAGCCTGCACCACGCCAGCGCCCGCCAACAGGCGCCGTTCGTGGCGATCAACTGCGCGGCCCTGCCGGAGTCGTTGCTCGAGAGCGAGCTGTTTGGCTTTGAAGACGGCGCGTTCACCGGCTCACGCAAAGGCGGCAAGCCTGGCCTGATCGAGCTGGCGAACGGTGGCACGTTGTTCCTCGACGAAGTCGGCGACATGCCCGCGCCCCTGCAAACCCGGTTGCTGCGCGTGCTGCAAGAGCGCGAGGTGCTACGCCTGGGGGCCTGCGCGCCGACGCCGGTGAATATTCGCGTGCTTGCCGCCACCCATTGCGACCTGCCTGCACGTATCGCCAACGGGCAATTTCGCGCCGACCTGTTCTATCGCCTGAACATCCTGCGCCTTGCCGTACCGCCCCTGCGCGAGCGCGTGCAGGACATCCTGCCCTTGTTCGAGGCGCTGCTCGCGCGGCACGGCGGAGCACGCCCTGCCGCACAGCAGTTGCAAGCGCTTATGCCCCTGCTGCTGCGCCACACCTGGCCGGGGAATATTCGTGAGCTCGATAACATTGCCGAGCGCGCCGCCCTGTGCGCCCAGGCCCTGGAGGGCGCCGATGGCATTGGCCTCGCCACGCTGTTCCCGGAGTTTTTCGAAAACGAGCAGGCCCTTGCCCAGCCGCTCCCCGTCGGCGAGAACCTGCGCAGCCTGGGCAAGGCCGCCGAGGCGGCCCATGCCCGCCGCATGCTGGACAGCTGCGATGGCAACCTGGACAAAGCCGCGCGTTGCCTGGGCATAAGCCGCAGTACACTGTGGCGGCGCTTGCGTACGCGATCCTGA
- a CDS encoding autoinducer binding domain-containing protein, which translates to MEDIITMADDTNVPLVCQRWVKLLGFDYFACGTRNPLPISNPSIVMFSNYPMEWQLAYQDNDYLSVDPVIRRCREAISPQAWSCRSFAEHQFAEHALAQGIGHGVSLCIRDGRGYQSLVTFARQEEPCQAMEVLELQGMLAMFGQLTHAQLVRQSRCPDPASLTNRELEVLKWTAEGKTSAEIAQIMDIKVRTVNFHVDNCVLKLSASNKLHAVVKAARVGIL; encoded by the coding sequence ATGGAAGACATCATCACAATGGCGGACGACACCAATGTGCCCTTGGTTTGTCAGCGCTGGGTCAAACTGCTGGGCTTTGACTACTTTGCGTGCGGAACCCGCAACCCCTTGCCTATCTCCAATCCGTCGATCGTCATGTTCAGTAACTACCCGATGGAGTGGCAGTTGGCCTACCAGGACAATGATTATCTGTCTGTTGATCCTGTCATACGCCGCTGCCGGGAAGCGATCTCACCACAGGCCTGGAGCTGCCGCTCGTTCGCCGAACACCAGTTTGCCGAGCATGCGTTGGCACAGGGTATAGGCCATGGCGTTTCGCTGTGCATCAGGGACGGGCGCGGTTACCAGAGCCTGGTCACCTTTGCTCGGCAAGAAGAGCCTTGTCAGGCCATGGAGGTGTTGGAGTTGCAGGGCATGCTGGCCATGTTCGGGCAACTGACTCACGCGCAACTGGTCCGCCAGAGCCGGTGCCCGGACCCGGCGTCGCTGACCAATCGAGAGTTGGAAGTGCTCAAGTGGACGGCCGAAGGAAAGACGTCGGCGGAGATTGCGCAAATCATGGATATCAAAGTCCGCACCGTAAATTTTCACGTGGACAACTGCGTATTGAAATTGTCTGCTTCCAACAAACTGCATGCTGTGGTCAAGGCGGCCAGGGTGGGCATTCTGTGA
- the dapB gene encoding 4-hydroxy-tetrahydrodipicolinate reductase translates to MKLVVLGASGRMGQRLIQSLATARAACLHAAVVRPGSGLVGRDSGELVGIGSNGVLFDDDPLRALEGADGVLDFTQPHVTLQWLAHTSSRGLVHVIGTTGFSPEQEAIISSSQGARIVKSGNMSVGVRLLSVLAELAGRVLPAEDWDAEILEMHHRSKVDAPSGTALMIGEAVAQGRQVDLASRAVRVRDGLTGPREEGSIGFATLRGGSVVGDHSLILAADGEMLTLSHQALDRLVFTRGALRAASWAWQQPAGVYSMQAVLGLAAS, encoded by the coding sequence ATGAAACTGGTGGTTTTGGGCGCGTCGGGGCGCATGGGGCAGAGACTGATCCAAAGCTTGGCCACTGCACGCGCAGCGTGTTTGCATGCCGCAGTTGTGCGTCCGGGATCGGGCCTGGTAGGCAGGGACAGTGGCGAGTTGGTGGGCATCGGCAGCAATGGGGTGCTGTTTGACGATGACCCGCTGCGCGCCCTCGAGGGTGCAGATGGAGTGCTCGATTTCACCCAGCCGCACGTCACCCTGCAATGGCTGGCACATACCTCGTCGCGAGGTTTGGTGCATGTCATCGGCACGACCGGGTTCAGTCCTGAGCAAGAGGCAATCATTTCCAGCAGCCAAGGGGCGCGGATCGTCAAGTCAGGAAACATGAGTGTGGGCGTGCGCTTGCTGAGCGTCCTCGCCGAGCTGGCGGGCCGTGTGCTGCCGGCCGAGGACTGGGATGCTGAAATCCTCGAAATGCATCATCGTTCCAAGGTGGATGCGCCCTCGGGTACCGCGCTGATGATCGGTGAGGCGGTAGCCCAGGGGCGTCAGGTGGACCTAGCCAGCCGCGCGGTGCGAGTGCGTGACGGGCTGACCGGGCCGCGGGAGGAGGGGAGCATTGGGTTTGCCACGTTGCGCGGCGGTTCCGTGGTGGGTGACCATTCCCTGATCCTGGCGGCTGACGGCGAGATGCTCACGCTCAGCCATCAGGCACTGGATCGCCTGGTATTTACCAGGGGGGCCCTGCGAGCAGCGAGCTGGGCCTGGCAGCAGCCGGCAGGGGTGTACTCCATGCAGGCGGTATTGGGGTTGGCTGCGTCATAG
- a CDS encoding acetyl-CoA C-acyltransferase, which yields MKEAVILSTARTPIGKAFRGALNNQRSPSLAAHAIQAAVERAGIAADEIEDLVMGTAMPAGTAGWNLGRMSALAAGLPVSVSGQTLDRQCASGLMAIATAAKQIIVDGMHVTVGAGHENISAVQVRNLEWALGEQDSAVIQQVPHAYMPMLHTAEHVARRYGISRDAQDAYALQSQLRTAAAQQVGLFEAEIVPVTAQQMIKDKYTGEVSYRQVTLAQDEGNRPQTCLDDLARLQPVLEGGCITAGNASQLSDGASACVLMDARLAEQRNLRPLGLYRGIAVAGLAPEEMGIGPVYAVPRLLRQHGLKVADIGLWELNEAFACQVLYCRDTLGIDPERLNVNGGAIAIGHPYGMSGARMVGHALLEGKRRGVRYVVVTLCVGGGMGAAGLFEVL from the coding sequence ATGAAAGAAGCCGTCATTTTGTCCACCGCCCGCACCCCGATCGGCAAGGCCTTTCGCGGTGCCCTCAACAACCAGCGCTCGCCGAGCCTGGCCGCGCATGCCATCCAGGCGGCCGTTGAACGCGCCGGCATCGCAGCCGATGAAATCGAAGACCTGGTGATGGGCACCGCGATGCCTGCTGGCACCGCCGGCTGGAACCTGGGCCGCATGAGCGCGCTGGCGGCCGGCCTGCCGGTGTCGGTCAGCGGCCAAACGCTGGACCGCCAGTGCGCCTCCGGGCTGATGGCAATCGCCACCGCCGCCAAGCAGATTATCGTCGATGGCATGCACGTCACGGTCGGCGCTGGCCACGAGAACATCAGCGCCGTGCAAGTACGCAACCTCGAATGGGCGCTGGGCGAGCAGGACAGCGCAGTGATCCAGCAGGTGCCGCACGCCTACATGCCAATGCTGCACACCGCCGAGCACGTTGCCCGGCGCTACGGCATCAGCCGTGACGCCCAAGATGCCTATGCGCTGCAATCGCAGCTGCGCACTGCCGCCGCCCAGCAGGTTGGGCTGTTCGAGGCCGAGATCGTGCCCGTGACTGCCCAGCAGATGATCAAGGACAAATACACCGGCGAGGTCAGCTACCGCCAGGTGACCCTGGCGCAGGACGAAGGCAACCGCCCGCAGACCTGCCTGGACGACCTGGCGCGCCTGCAGCCGGTGCTCGAAGGTGGCTGCATCACCGCAGGCAACGCCAGCCAGCTGTCCGACGGCGCCAGCGCTTGCGTGCTGATGGACGCGCGCCTGGCCGAGCAGCGCAACCTCAGGCCGCTGGGACTGTACCGGGGCATCGCCGTGGCCGGCCTGGCGCCAGAAGAGATGGGCATAGGGCCGGTGTACGCCGTGCCGCGCCTGCTCAGGCAGCATGGGCTGAAGGTCGCCGATATCGGCCTGTGGGAGCTGAACGAAGCCTTCGCCTGCCAGGTGCTGTATTGCCGCGACACCCTGGGCATCGACCCGGAGCGCCTGAACGTCAACGGCGGCGCCATTGCCATCGGCCACCCTTATGGCATGAGCGGCGCGCGGATGGTCGGGCACGCGCTGCTCGAAGGCAAACGGCGCGGCGTGCGCTATGTGGTGGTGACCCTGTGCGTGGGCGGTGGCATGGGTGCCGCAGGCCTGTTTGAAGTGCTGTGA
- a CDS encoding LuxR family transcriptional regulator: MNVIEQFRALTATTTLDEWFDTLKRLAGDLGYGQILLGMKWKAQADHREAFIRSNYPQLWRQRYDREDFALVDPVVAHCMRSPLPFSWSGYSSHVKGTRQFFEEAASQGLQHGVALPLHGGQGQSGMLSLVWQGGGGKDYERHLEATLGSATLLRDFAMESIIVLLTPSHWPNTPLTQRELEVLVWSAAGKTTWEISMILSCSASTIDFHFKNIRRKFNVSSRQLAVVKALQSRLINP, encoded by the coding sequence TTGAATGTAATCGAACAATTTAGAGCATTGACTGCAACAACAACGCTGGATGAATGGTTCGACACCTTGAAGAGACTCGCCGGTGACCTCGGGTATGGCCAGATACTGCTGGGCATGAAGTGGAAGGCCCAGGCTGATCATCGTGAGGCGTTTATCAGAAGCAACTATCCTCAACTCTGGCGGCAGCGCTATGACCGTGAGGACTTTGCGCTGGTGGACCCCGTGGTCGCACATTGCATGCGCTCACCGTTGCCGTTCTCCTGGAGTGGCTATAGCAGCCACGTCAAAGGGACACGGCAATTTTTCGAAGAAGCTGCGTCGCAGGGTTTGCAGCATGGTGTTGCCCTTCCCCTGCATGGGGGGCAGGGGCAGAGCGGCATGCTCAGCCTGGTCTGGCAGGGCGGCGGTGGCAAAGATTATGAACGCCACCTTGAGGCAACGCTCGGGAGTGCCACGCTGCTGCGCGACTTTGCCATGGAGAGCATCATCGTCTTGTTGACCCCCAGCCACTGGCCAAACACGCCTTTGACCCAAAGGGAGCTTGAGGTACTGGTATGGAGTGCGGCAGGAAAAACCACATGGGAAATCTCCATGATCCTGTCCTGCTCTGCCTCCACCATCGATTTTCACTTCAAGAATATTCGTCGCAAGTTCAACGTGAGCTCCCGCCAACTGGCTGTTGTAAAGGCGTTGCAGAGCAGGTTGATCAATCCCTAA
- a CDS encoding YciI family protein translates to MLVIETRYIVDPALAEPHKQSHVDWVLKYMAEGVFLLAGPKREGGGGVIVANAVDANRLQAILDEDSYVKEGIVDYSVCAFNPLFKGAPFEA, encoded by the coding sequence ATGCTCGTAATCGAAACGCGTTACATCGTAGATCCGGCGCTAGCCGAACCTCACAAGCAGTCCCATGTTGACTGGGTGCTCAAGTACATGGCGGAGGGGGTATTCCTGTTGGCGGGGCCCAAGCGAGAAGGCGGTGGCGGTGTAATTGTCGCGAACGCCGTGGATGCGAACCGCTTGCAGGCCATCCTGGATGAGGACTCGTACGTCAAGGAAGGGATCGTCGACTATTCGGTGTGTGCCTTCAATCCATTGTTCAAGGGGGCTCCTTTCGAGGCGTGA